A region of Vigna radiata var. radiata cultivar VC1973A chromosome 6, Vradiata_ver6, whole genome shotgun sequence DNA encodes the following proteins:
- the LOC106762968 gene encoding uncharacterized protein LOC106762968 has protein sequence MSEKALRDLNTILGTERKNEDSSKACLTKPSVDNADENIEERQKKKTPSSLVSPAVNGNMTVTVNSGAEVVNAEVEYIESENLNDLEDIDTCLKTLLAGLDSKDWVLVCDTLNNVRRLSIFHKEAMLDILGDVITSIAKSLKSPRSAVCKTAIMTSADIFSTYNDLIIDSLDPLLVQLLLKASQDKRFVCEAAEKALISMTTWISPISLLPKLQPYLKNKNPRIRAKASMCFSRSVPRLGAEGIKTYGIDKLIQVAASQLSDQLPESREAARALLLELQNVYEKFHDLMASAVDEHTVNEHTVNEHTINDDTVNEHTANDHTVNEHPEMSSWESFCQSKLSPLSAQAVLRVTSIAREGLVS, from the exons ATGTCAGAGAAAGCTCTTAGAGATCTCAATACAATTCTTGGAACTGAAAGGAAGAATGAGGACTCCAGTAAGGCATGCTTAACCAAGCCTTCTGTAGACAATGCTGATGAAAATATTGAAGAACGCCAAAAGAAAAAGACTCCTTCTTCCTTGGTTTCTCCTGCTGTTAATGGAAATATGACTGTTACTGTTAATTCTGGTGCGGAGGTTGTGAATGCAGAAGTAGAATACATTGAATCTGAGAACTTGAATGATCTAGAAGATATTGATACTTGTCTCAAG ACCCTCTTAGCTGGACTTGACTCAAAGGATTGGGTCCTGGTTTGTGATACACTAAATAACGTACGGCGGTTATCTATATTTCATAAGGAAGCAATGCTTGATATACT GGGAGATGTGATCACATCTATTGCAAAGTCCCTGAAAAGTCCTAGAAGCGCAGTTTGTAAAACTGCGATTATGACATCTGCTGACATTTTCAGCACATATAATGATCTTATAATAGATTCACTAGATCCTTTG CTAGTACAACTTCTTCTCAAGGCTTCACAGGACAAACGCTTTGTATGTGAGGCAGCTGAGAAAGCTTTGATATCAATGACTACATGGATTTCCCCTATTTCTCTATTACCAAAATTGCAACCATATCTTAAGAACAAGAATCCTCGTATTCGCGCAAAGGCATCTATGTGCTTTTCTCGAAGTGTTCCACGACTG ggCGCAGAAGGCATAAAGACATATGGGATTGACAAATTGATCCAAGTAGCCGCATCTCAGTTGAGTGACCAGCTACCTGAGTCCAGGGAAGCAGCTCGAGCTCTACTTCTTGAGCTTCAAAACGTGTATGAGAAATTTCATGATCTCATGGCATCTGCTGTCGACGAGCACACTGTCAACGAGCACACTGTCAACGAGCACACTATCAATGATGACACTGTCAATGAGCACACTGCCAATGATCATACTGTGAATGAGCATCCAGAGATGAGTTCTTGGGAAAGCTTCTGTCAATCAAAACTTTCTCCTCTAAGTGCGCAAGCTGTACTTCGTGTGACCAGCATCGCTCGGGAAGGTCTTGTTTCATGA
- the LOC111241836 gene encoding uncharacterized protein KIAA1211 homolog isoform X2, which produces MKRKKWSEVEEQTLLSKYSDLLRSGTLAKLKTREKKFKPVAEHVNAVHHHRDPSSFPFKWSWRDVSIKVQNMRHQYLGVKQKIRLAPHHFNWKDGNNHWENFLKYKEVFGDVQLLESPKPLTTAKLGFEVDSDDEEDEEEEEDCGDEDEDMLKVRKLGSVVELREAVVKREERRREREFRREKVEAERERKRREVEFRRERRRECLEEREMELEERQLRWARRELEKTMRLERELDAERRWRKRVEEKMEEEEMEWRQRMVAMQVEHEKQMMQMHVEACQNQMQVLGIMARLLCQFFGSGTDGLSNGLGALPPQVLHHGAGLVLSFVRILIRNGLKF; this is translated from the exons ATGAAGCGCAAGAAGTGGTCGGAAGTGGAGGAGCAAACCCTACTGTCCAAATACTCAGACCTCCTCCGTTCGGGGACCCTCGCCAAGCTCAAAACGCGCGAGAAGAAGTTCAAGCCCGTGGCGGAGCACGTCAACGCCGTCCACCACCACCGCGACCCCTCCTCCTTCCCCTTCAAGTGGTCCTGGCGCGACGTCTCCATCAAGGTTCAGAACATGCGTCATCAGTATCTCGGCGTCAAGCAGAAGATCCGCCTCGCGCCTCACCACTTCAATTGGAAGGACGGGAACAATCACTGGGAGAATTTTCTCAAGTATAAAGAAGTCTTCGGCGACGTGCAGTTGTTGGAATCGCCTAAACCCCTCACCACCGCTAAATTAGGGTTTGAGGTCGATTCCGATGATGAGGAAgacgaagaggaggaggaggactGTGGTGATGAAGACGAGGATATGTTGAAGGTGAGGAAGTTGGGTTCCGTTGTGGAGCTGAGGGAGGCGGTGGTGAAGCGAGAGGAGAGGCGGCGGGAGCGGGAGTTCCGGCGGGAGAAGGTGGAAGCGGAACGGGAGAGGAAGCGGCGCGAGGTGGAATTTCGGCGGGAGCGGCGGCGGGAGTGTTTGGAGGAACGGGAGATGGAGTTGGAGGAGCGGCAGTTGAGGTGGGCGAGGAGGGAGCTGGAGAAGACGATGAGGTTGGAGCGGGAGCTGGATGCGGAACGGCGGTGGCGGAAGCGCGTGGAGGAGAagatggaggaggaggagaTGGAGTGGAGGCAGAGGATGGTGGCAATGCAGGTTGAGCATGAGAAGCAGATGATGCAAATGCATGTTGAGGCGTGCCAGAATCAAATGCAGGTTCTTGGTATCATGGCAAGGCTCCTTTGCCAGTTTTTTGGGTCTGGAACTGATGGATTGAGTAATGGATTAGGGGCATTGCCTCCTCAGGTTTTGCATCATGGAGCTGGATTAG TGTTAAGTTTTGTGAGAATACTCATCAGAAATGGCCTCAAATTCTAG
- the LOC111241836 gene encoding uncharacterized protein KIAA1211 homolog isoform X4: MKRKKWSEVEEQTLLSKYSDLLRSGTLAKLKTREKKFKPVAEHVNAVHHHRDPSSFPFKWSWRDVSIKVQNMRHQYLGVKQKIRLAPHHFNWKDGNNHWENFLKYKEVFGDVQLLESPKPLTTAKLGFEVDSDDEEDEEEEEDCGDEDEDMLKVRKLGSVVELREAVVKREERRREREFRREKVEAERERKRREVEFRRERRRECLEEREMELEERQLRWARRELEKTMRLERELDAERRWRKRVEEKMEEEEMEWRQRMVAMQVEHEKQMMQMHVEACQNQMQVLGIMARLLCQFFGSGTDGLSNGLGALPPQVLHHGAGLGHNYIVVNIKKIIL; encoded by the exons ATGAAGCGCAAGAAGTGGTCGGAAGTGGAGGAGCAAACCCTACTGTCCAAATACTCAGACCTCCTCCGTTCGGGGACCCTCGCCAAGCTCAAAACGCGCGAGAAGAAGTTCAAGCCCGTGGCGGAGCACGTCAACGCCGTCCACCACCACCGCGACCCCTCCTCCTTCCCCTTCAAGTGGTCCTGGCGCGACGTCTCCATCAAGGTTCAGAACATGCGTCATCAGTATCTCGGCGTCAAGCAGAAGATCCGCCTCGCGCCTCACCACTTCAATTGGAAGGACGGGAACAATCACTGGGAGAATTTTCTCAAGTATAAAGAAGTCTTCGGCGACGTGCAGTTGTTGGAATCGCCTAAACCCCTCACCACCGCTAAATTAGGGTTTGAGGTCGATTCCGATGATGAGGAAgacgaagaggaggaggaggactGTGGTGATGAAGACGAGGATATGTTGAAGGTGAGGAAGTTGGGTTCCGTTGTGGAGCTGAGGGAGGCGGTGGTGAAGCGAGAGGAGAGGCGGCGGGAGCGGGAGTTCCGGCGGGAGAAGGTGGAAGCGGAACGGGAGAGGAAGCGGCGCGAGGTGGAATTTCGGCGGGAGCGGCGGCGGGAGTGTTTGGAGGAACGGGAGATGGAGTTGGAGGAGCGGCAGTTGAGGTGGGCGAGGAGGGAGCTGGAGAAGACGATGAGGTTGGAGCGGGAGCTGGATGCGGAACGGCGGTGGCGGAAGCGCGTGGAGGAGAagatggaggaggaggagaTGGAGTGGAGGCAGAGGATGGTGGCAATGCAGGTTGAGCATGAGAAGCAGATGATGCAAATGCATGTTGAGGCGTGCCAGAATCAAATGCAGGTTCTTGGTATCATGGCAAGGCTCCTTTGCCAGTTTTTTGGGTCTGGAACTGATGGATTGAGTAATGGATTAGGGGCATTGCCTCCTCAGGTTTTGCATCATGGAGCTGGATTAG GTCATAATTATATAGtggttaatataaaaaaaattatattatga
- the LOC111241836 gene encoding uncharacterized protein KIAA1211 homolog isoform X1: MKRKKWSEVEEQTLLSKYSDLLRSGTLAKLKTREKKFKPVAEHVNAVHHHRDPSSFPFKWSWRDVSIKVQNMRHQYLGVKQKIRLAPHHFNWKDGNNHWENFLKYKEVFGDVQLLESPKPLTTAKLGFEVDSDDEEDEEEEEDCGDEDEDMLKVRKLGSVVELREAVVKREERRREREFRREKVEAERERKRREVEFRRERRRECLEEREMELEERQLRWARRELEKTMRLERELDAERRWRKRVEEKMEEEEMEWRQRMVAMQVEHEKQMMQMHVEACQNQMQVLGIMARLLCQFFGSGTDGLSNGLGALPPQVLHHGAGLVHWWGEESLGSLNPSKLHEGL, from the exons ATGAAGCGCAAGAAGTGGTCGGAAGTGGAGGAGCAAACCCTACTGTCCAAATACTCAGACCTCCTCCGTTCGGGGACCCTCGCCAAGCTCAAAACGCGCGAGAAGAAGTTCAAGCCCGTGGCGGAGCACGTCAACGCCGTCCACCACCACCGCGACCCCTCCTCCTTCCCCTTCAAGTGGTCCTGGCGCGACGTCTCCATCAAGGTTCAGAACATGCGTCATCAGTATCTCGGCGTCAAGCAGAAGATCCGCCTCGCGCCTCACCACTTCAATTGGAAGGACGGGAACAATCACTGGGAGAATTTTCTCAAGTATAAAGAAGTCTTCGGCGACGTGCAGTTGTTGGAATCGCCTAAACCCCTCACCACCGCTAAATTAGGGTTTGAGGTCGATTCCGATGATGAGGAAgacgaagaggaggaggaggactGTGGTGATGAAGACGAGGATATGTTGAAGGTGAGGAAGTTGGGTTCCGTTGTGGAGCTGAGGGAGGCGGTGGTGAAGCGAGAGGAGAGGCGGCGGGAGCGGGAGTTCCGGCGGGAGAAGGTGGAAGCGGAACGGGAGAGGAAGCGGCGCGAGGTGGAATTTCGGCGGGAGCGGCGGCGGGAGTGTTTGGAGGAACGGGAGATGGAGTTGGAGGAGCGGCAGTTGAGGTGGGCGAGGAGGGAGCTGGAGAAGACGATGAGGTTGGAGCGGGAGCTGGATGCGGAACGGCGGTGGCGGAAGCGCGTGGAGGAGAagatggaggaggaggagaTGGAGTGGAGGCAGAGGATGGTGGCAATGCAGGTTGAGCATGAGAAGCAGATGATGCAAATGCATGTTGAGGCGTGCCAGAATCAAATGCAGGTTCTTGGTATCATGGCAAGGCTCCTTTGCCAGTTTTTTGGGTCTGGAACTGATGGATTGAGTAATGGATTAGGGGCATTGCCTCCTCAGGTTTTGCATCATGGAGCTGGATTAG TCCACTGGTGGGGTGAGGAGTCTTTAGGATCGTTAAATCCATCTAAGCTccatgaaggattatag
- the LOC111241836 gene encoding uncharacterized protein KIAA1211 homolog isoform X3 has translation MKRKKWSEVEEQTLLSKYSDLLRSGTLAKLKTREKKFKPVAEHVNAVHHHRDPSSFPFKWSWRDVSIKVQNMRHQYLGVKQKIRLAPHHFNWKDGNNHWENFLKYKEVFGDVQLLESPKPLTTAKLGFEVDSDDEEDEEEEEDCGDEDEDMLKVRKLGSVVELREAVVKREERRREREFRREKVEAERERKRREVEFRRERRRECLEEREMELEERQLRWARRELEKTMRLERELDAERRWRKRVEEKMEEEEMEWRQRMVAMQVEHEKQMMQMHVEACQNQMQVLGIMARLLCQFFGSGTDGLSNGLGALPPQVLHHGAGLVMKSSLFLYNTGNLM, from the exons ATGAAGCGCAAGAAGTGGTCGGAAGTGGAGGAGCAAACCCTACTGTCCAAATACTCAGACCTCCTCCGTTCGGGGACCCTCGCCAAGCTCAAAACGCGCGAGAAGAAGTTCAAGCCCGTGGCGGAGCACGTCAACGCCGTCCACCACCACCGCGACCCCTCCTCCTTCCCCTTCAAGTGGTCCTGGCGCGACGTCTCCATCAAGGTTCAGAACATGCGTCATCAGTATCTCGGCGTCAAGCAGAAGATCCGCCTCGCGCCTCACCACTTCAATTGGAAGGACGGGAACAATCACTGGGAGAATTTTCTCAAGTATAAAGAAGTCTTCGGCGACGTGCAGTTGTTGGAATCGCCTAAACCCCTCACCACCGCTAAATTAGGGTTTGAGGTCGATTCCGATGATGAGGAAgacgaagaggaggaggaggactGTGGTGATGAAGACGAGGATATGTTGAAGGTGAGGAAGTTGGGTTCCGTTGTGGAGCTGAGGGAGGCGGTGGTGAAGCGAGAGGAGAGGCGGCGGGAGCGGGAGTTCCGGCGGGAGAAGGTGGAAGCGGAACGGGAGAGGAAGCGGCGCGAGGTGGAATTTCGGCGGGAGCGGCGGCGGGAGTGTTTGGAGGAACGGGAGATGGAGTTGGAGGAGCGGCAGTTGAGGTGGGCGAGGAGGGAGCTGGAGAAGACGATGAGGTTGGAGCGGGAGCTGGATGCGGAACGGCGGTGGCGGAAGCGCGTGGAGGAGAagatggaggaggaggagaTGGAGTGGAGGCAGAGGATGGTGGCAATGCAGGTTGAGCATGAGAAGCAGATGATGCAAATGCATGTTGAGGCGTGCCAGAATCAAATGCAGGTTCTTGGTATCATGGCAAGGCTCCTTTGCCAGTTTTTTGGGTCTGGAACTGATGGATTGAGTAATGGATTAGGGGCATTGCCTCCTCAGGTTTTGCATCATGGAGCTGGATTAG TTATGAAATCTTCTCTGTTCCTCTATAATACTGGTAATCTGATGTAA